A stretch of the Agelaius phoeniceus isolate bAgePho1 chromosome 1, bAgePho1.hap1, whole genome shotgun sequence genome encodes the following:
- the SNAI2 gene encoding zinc finger protein SNAI2 encodes MPRSFLVKKHFNSSKKPNYSELDTHTVIISPYLYESYPVPIIPQPEILSSVAYNPITVWTTTGLLPSPLPNDLSPLSGYPSSLGRVSPPPPSDTSSKDHSGSESPISDEEERIQSKLSDPHAIEAEKFQCSLCNKTYSTFSGLAKHKQLHCDAQSRKSFSCKYCDKEYVSLGALKMHIRTHTLPCVCKICGKAFSRPWLLQGHIRTHTGEKPFSCPHCNRAFADRSNLRAHLQTHSDVKKYQCKNCSKTFSRMSLLHKHEESGCCVAH; translated from the exons ATGCCACGTTCCTTCCTGGTCAAGAAGCATTTCAATTCATCCAAGAAGCCGAACTACAGCGAGCTGGACACTCACACAG TGATTATATCCCCATACCTGTACGAAAGCTATCCAGTCCCTATCATCCCACAGCCAGAGATCCTGAGCTCAGTAGCTTACAACCCCATTACTGTGTGGACTACAACTGGGCTGCTACCGTCTCCACTACCCAATGACCTCTCTCCGCTCTCTGGATACCCCTCATCTTTGGGAAGAGTCAGCCCACCTCCACCTTCTGACACCTCCTCCAAAGATCACAGCGGTTCAGAAAGCCCCATCAGCGATGAAGAGGAGAGAATCCAGTCAAAGCTTTCAGACCCTCATGCAATCGAAGCCGAAAAGTTCCAGTGCAGTTTGTGCAACAAGACCTATTCGACTTTCTCTGGGCTGGCCAAACACaagcagctgcactgtgatgcCCAGTCTAGGAAATCCTTCAGCTGCAAGTACTGTGACAAGGAGTATGTCAGCCTGGGAGCGCTTAAGATGCACATCAGGACCCACACGCTACCTTGTGTCTGCAAGATCTGCGGCAAGGCTTTCTCTAGACCCTGGCTACTTCAAGGACACATTAGAACTCACACTG GAGAGAAGCCATTTTCCTGTCCTCACTGCAACAGGGCTTTTGCAGACAGATCCAATCTGAGGGCTCATCTGCAGACCCACTCAGATGTGAAGAAATACCAGTGCAAAAATTGCTCCAAAACTTTCTCCAGAATGTCTCTTCTGCACAAACATGAGGAATCTGGCTGCTGTGTAGCACACTGA